The Cuculus canorus isolate bCucCan1 chromosome 5, bCucCan1.pri, whole genome shotgun sequence genome window below encodes:
- the LRFN5 gene encoding leucine-rich repeat and fibronectin type-III domain-containing protein 5 isoform X2: protein MEKLLLFLLFIGVAVRTQICPKRCVCQILSPNLATLCAKKGLLFVPPNIDRRTVELRLADNFVTNIKRKDFANMTSLVDLTLSRNTISFITPHAFADLRNLRALHLNSNRLTKITNDMFSGLSNLHHLILNNNQLTLISSTAFDDVLALEELDLSYNNLETIPWDAVEKMVSLHTLSLDHNMIDHIPKGTFSHLHKMTRLDVTSNKLQKLPPDPLFQRAQVLATSGIISPSTFALSFGGNPLHCNCELLWLRRLSREDDLETCASPTLLSGRYFWSIPEEEFLCEPPLITRHTHELRVLEGQRAALRCKARGDPEPAIHWISPEGKLISNATRSVVYDNGTLDILITTVKDTGSFTCIASNPAGEATQTVDLHIIKLPHLLNSTNHIHEPDPGSSDISTSTKSGSNASSSNGDTKVSQDKKVVVAEATSSTALLKFNFQRNIPGIRMFQIQYNGTYDDSLVYRMIPPTSKTFLVNNLAAGTVYDLCVLAIYDDGITSLTATRVVGCTQFTTEQDYVRCHFMQSQFLGGTMIIIIGGIIVASVLVFIIILMIRYKVCNNNGQQKVTKVSNVYSQTNGAQIQGCGGVLSQSMSKQAIGHEEGIQCCKAASDGATQSPEAVSSQDSATTTSALPPAWTSSASASQKQKRKLGPKPGSELQGEAVGSIESQNSNRNNSTALQLPTRSPCSPRATPTYKRAQSKPKAGADPQDACPPPSPENVATDVLALQKTIRFQVTEG from the exons AtggaaaaactgcttttgtttctgctgttcatTGGCGTAGCGGTGAGAACTCAGATCTGCCCAAAGCGCTGTGTCTGTCAGATTCTGTCTCCGAACCTTGCCACCCTTTGTGCCAAGAAAGGGCTCTTGTTCGTTCCTCCCAACATTGACAGGAGGACTGTGGAGCTACGGCTGGCAGACAACTTTGTTACaaacattaaaaggaaagaCTTTGCCAACATGACCAGCCTGGTGGACCTGACGCTGTCCAGGAATACAATCAGTTTTATTACGCCTCACGCGTTTGCCGACTTGCGCAATTTGCGGGCTTTGCATTTGAACAGCAACCGATTGACTAAAATCACTAATGACATGTTCAGCGGACTCTCCAACCTTCACCACTTGATACTTAACAACAACCAGCTGACTTTAATTTCTTCTACAGCTTTTGATGATGTTTTAGCTCTTGAGGAATTGGATTTGTCTTACAACAATCTGGAAACCATCCCATGGGATGCAGTGGAGAAGATGGTGAGTTTGCACACGCTCAGCCTAGACCACAACATGATTGACCATATTCCTAAGGGGACCTTCTCCCACCTCCACAAGATGACCAGGTTGGACGTTACATCTAACAAACTGCAGAAGCTACCACCTGATCCTCTCTTCCAGCGAGCTCAGGTACTGGCAACCTCAGGAATTATCAGCCCCTCGACTTTTGCATTGAGCTTTGGTGGGAACCCTTTGCATTGCAACTGTGAGCTTTTGTGGCTGAGGCGTCTTTCGAGGGAAGACGACCTGGAGACCTGTGCTTCTCCCACGCTTTTGTCTGGCCGGTACTTCTGGTCGATTCCTGAGGAGGAGTTCCTGTGCGAGCCTCCTCTCATCACCCGGCACACCCATGAGCTGCGGGTGCTGGAGGGCCAGCGGGCAGCGCTGAGGTGTAAGGCCCGGGGGGACCCCGAACCAGCGATTCATTGGATTTCACCCGAGGGTAAACTGATTTCAAACGCAACGAGGTCCGTGGTGTACGACAACGGGACGCTCGACATCCTTATAACAACAGTGAAGGACACAGGCTCCTTCACCTGCATCGCTTCTAACCCTGCTGGGGAGGCCACACAGACGGTGGACCTACACATAATCAAGCTCCCCCACTTGCTGAACAGCACAAACCACATCCACGAGCCTGACCCCGGCTCCTCGGATATCTCGACTTCCACCAAGTCAGGCTCCAACGCGAGCAGTAGCAACGGGGATACTAAAGTCAGCCAAGATAAGAAGGTGGTCGTTGCAGAAGCAACATCCTCTACTGCTCTGCTGAAATTCAATTTTCAGAGGAATATACCTGGGATCCGTATGTTCCAAATCCAGTACAACGGTACTTACGATGACTCCCTTGTTTACAG AATGATACCTCCCACAAGCAAAACCTTCCTGGTCAACAACCTGGCTGCTGGGACTGTGTACGACCTGTGTGTCCTGGCCATCTACGACGATGGGATCACCTCGCTCACCGCCACCAGGGTGGTGGGCTGCACGCAGTTCACCACTGAGCAGGACTACGTGCGCTGCCACTTCATGCAGTCCCAGTTCCTGGGCGGGACCATGATTATCATCATTGGTGGGATCATCGTGGCGTCCGTGCTTGTGTTCATCATCATCCTCATGATCCGCTACAAGGTGTGCAACAACAACGGGCAGCAGAAGGTCACCAAGGTCAGCAATGTCTACTCGCAGACGAATGGGGCTCAGATCCAGGGCTGTGGCGGGGTGCTGTCACAGTCCATGTCCAAGCAGGCCATCGGGCACGAGGAGGGCATCCAGTGCTGCAAGGCTGCCAGCGACGGTGCAACGCAGTCGCCGGAGGCCGTCTCCAGCCAGGACTCGGCCACCACTACCTCCGCTTTGCCTCCCGCCTGGACTTCCAGTGCTTCTGCCTCCCAGAAGCAGAAGCGAAAGCTGGGGCCGAAGCCCGGCAGCGAGCTGCAGGGCGAAGCTGTTGGCAGCATCGAGTCCCAGAACAGTAACCGAAATAACTCCACTGCCCTGCAGTTGCCCACGcgctccccctgctccccccgAGCCACCCCCACCTACAAAAGAGCACAATCAAAGCCAA AAGCCGGGGCTGATCCACAGGACGCCTGCCCTCCTCCATCGCCTGAAAACGTTGCCACTGACGTTCttgctctgcagaaaacaatACGATTCCAAGTCACTGAAGGTTAA
- the LRFN5 gene encoding leucine-rich repeat and fibronectin type-III domain-containing protein 5 isoform X1 — MEKLLLFLLFIGVAVRTQICPKRCVCQILSPNLATLCAKKGLLFVPPNIDRRTVELRLADNFVTNIKRKDFANMTSLVDLTLSRNTISFITPHAFADLRNLRALHLNSNRLTKITNDMFSGLSNLHHLILNNNQLTLISSTAFDDVLALEELDLSYNNLETIPWDAVEKMVSLHTLSLDHNMIDHIPKGTFSHLHKMTRLDVTSNKLQKLPPDPLFQRAQVLATSGIISPSTFALSFGGNPLHCNCELLWLRRLSREDDLETCASPTLLSGRYFWSIPEEEFLCEPPLITRHTHELRVLEGQRAALRCKARGDPEPAIHWISPEGKLISNATRSVVYDNGTLDILITTVKDTGSFTCIASNPAGEATQTVDLHIIKLPHLLNSTNHIHEPDPGSSDISTSTKSGSNASSSNGDTKVSQDKKVVVAEATSSTALLKFNFQRNIPGIRMFQIQYNGTYDDSLVYRMIPPTSKTFLVNNLAAGTVYDLCVLAIYDDGITSLTATRVVGCTQFTTEQDYVRCHFMQSQFLGGTMIIIIGGIIVASVLVFIIILMIRYKVCNNNGQQKVTKVSNVYSQTNGAQIQGCGGVLSQSMSKQAIGHEEGIQCCKAASDGATQSPEAVSSQDSATTTSALPPAWTSSASASQKQKRKLGPKPGSELQGEAVGSIESQNSNRNNSTALQLPTRSPCSPRATPTYKRAQSKPSKFLTLPADVARAKRRLSLGGELMEPRCPGSAWAAGGLRSKRSVSMNGMLVQSDSSDVDSGKATFSSSEWILESTV, encoded by the exons AtggaaaaactgcttttgtttctgctgttcatTGGCGTAGCGGTGAGAACTCAGATCTGCCCAAAGCGCTGTGTCTGTCAGATTCTGTCTCCGAACCTTGCCACCCTTTGTGCCAAGAAAGGGCTCTTGTTCGTTCCTCCCAACATTGACAGGAGGACTGTGGAGCTACGGCTGGCAGACAACTTTGTTACaaacattaaaaggaaagaCTTTGCCAACATGACCAGCCTGGTGGACCTGACGCTGTCCAGGAATACAATCAGTTTTATTACGCCTCACGCGTTTGCCGACTTGCGCAATTTGCGGGCTTTGCATTTGAACAGCAACCGATTGACTAAAATCACTAATGACATGTTCAGCGGACTCTCCAACCTTCACCACTTGATACTTAACAACAACCAGCTGACTTTAATTTCTTCTACAGCTTTTGATGATGTTTTAGCTCTTGAGGAATTGGATTTGTCTTACAACAATCTGGAAACCATCCCATGGGATGCAGTGGAGAAGATGGTGAGTTTGCACACGCTCAGCCTAGACCACAACATGATTGACCATATTCCTAAGGGGACCTTCTCCCACCTCCACAAGATGACCAGGTTGGACGTTACATCTAACAAACTGCAGAAGCTACCACCTGATCCTCTCTTCCAGCGAGCTCAGGTACTGGCAACCTCAGGAATTATCAGCCCCTCGACTTTTGCATTGAGCTTTGGTGGGAACCCTTTGCATTGCAACTGTGAGCTTTTGTGGCTGAGGCGTCTTTCGAGGGAAGACGACCTGGAGACCTGTGCTTCTCCCACGCTTTTGTCTGGCCGGTACTTCTGGTCGATTCCTGAGGAGGAGTTCCTGTGCGAGCCTCCTCTCATCACCCGGCACACCCATGAGCTGCGGGTGCTGGAGGGCCAGCGGGCAGCGCTGAGGTGTAAGGCCCGGGGGGACCCCGAACCAGCGATTCATTGGATTTCACCCGAGGGTAAACTGATTTCAAACGCAACGAGGTCCGTGGTGTACGACAACGGGACGCTCGACATCCTTATAACAACAGTGAAGGACACAGGCTCCTTCACCTGCATCGCTTCTAACCCTGCTGGGGAGGCCACACAGACGGTGGACCTACACATAATCAAGCTCCCCCACTTGCTGAACAGCACAAACCACATCCACGAGCCTGACCCCGGCTCCTCGGATATCTCGACTTCCACCAAGTCAGGCTCCAACGCGAGCAGTAGCAACGGGGATACTAAAGTCAGCCAAGATAAGAAGGTGGTCGTTGCAGAAGCAACATCCTCTACTGCTCTGCTGAAATTCAATTTTCAGAGGAATATACCTGGGATCCGTATGTTCCAAATCCAGTACAACGGTACTTACGATGACTCCCTTGTTTACAG AATGATACCTCCCACAAGCAAAACCTTCCTGGTCAACAACCTGGCTGCTGGGACTGTGTACGACCTGTGTGTCCTGGCCATCTACGACGATGGGATCACCTCGCTCACCGCCACCAGGGTGGTGGGCTGCACGCAGTTCACCACTGAGCAGGACTACGTGCGCTGCCACTTCATGCAGTCCCAGTTCCTGGGCGGGACCATGATTATCATCATTGGTGGGATCATCGTGGCGTCCGTGCTTGTGTTCATCATCATCCTCATGATCCGCTACAAGGTGTGCAACAACAACGGGCAGCAGAAGGTCACCAAGGTCAGCAATGTCTACTCGCAGACGAATGGGGCTCAGATCCAGGGCTGTGGCGGGGTGCTGTCACAGTCCATGTCCAAGCAGGCCATCGGGCACGAGGAGGGCATCCAGTGCTGCAAGGCTGCCAGCGACGGTGCAACGCAGTCGCCGGAGGCCGTCTCCAGCCAGGACTCGGCCACCACTACCTCCGCTTTGCCTCCCGCCTGGACTTCCAGTGCTTCTGCCTCCCAGAAGCAGAAGCGAAAGCTGGGGCCGAAGCCCGGCAGCGAGCTGCAGGGCGAAGCTGTTGGCAGCATCGAGTCCCAGAACAGTAACCGAAATAACTCCACTGCCCTGCAGTTGCCCACGcgctccccctgctccccccgAGCCACCCCCACCTACAAAAGAGCACAATCAAAGCCAAGTAAGTTCCTCACGCTGCCGGCTGACGTGGCCCGAGCCAAGCGCAGGCTCTCGCTGGGCGGCGAGCTGATGGAGCCCCGCTGCCCCGGCAGCGCCTGGGCTGCAGGCGGACTGCGGTCCAAGCGGAGCGTATCCATGAACGGGATGCTAGTCCAGTCAGACAGCTCTGACGTGGATAGCGGAAAAGCAACTTTCTCCAGTTCTGAGTGGATATTGGAAAGCACTGTGtga